A window from Cryptomeria japonica chromosome 1, Sugi_1.0, whole genome shotgun sequence encodes these proteins:
- the LOC131066364 gene encoding secreted RxLR effector protein 161-like, which yields MSDCKQLVVLVLQGTKFSIEDCPKSPSETEDMAKAPYASAIGKLMYAMICTRPYIAQEVGVISQFMENLRRLHWGVVKRVFRCLKGCIDSRISTSGYVFTLNGGAISWMSKRQVVFTLSSTEAEYMAATHACQEAVWLKHLCLDAGFNSR from the exons ATGTCAGACTGCAAGCAGTTAGTAGTTCTAGTATTACAAGGAACAAAATTCTCTATTgaagattgtccaaaatctccatcTGAGACGGAGGACATGGCCAAGGCACCTTATGCAAGTGCAATTGGCAAGCTAATGTATGCAATGATCTGTACAAGGCCATACATTGCCCAAGAAGTGGGAGTAATAAGTCAATTTATGGAAAATTTAAGAAGATTGCATTGGGGTGTtgtgaagagagtgtttagatgCCTGAAAG GATGCATTGATAGTAGaatatccactagtggatatgtattCACATTGAAtggtggtgcaatcagttggatgagcaagcggcaagTTGTATTCACTTTGTCCAGTACAGAAGCAGAGTACATGGCAGCAACTCATGCTTGTCAAGAGGCTGTTTGGCTTAAGCATTTGTGTTTGGATGCTGGTTTTAATTCAAGATAG